Proteins from a single region of Amycolatopsis sp. CA-230715:
- a CDS encoding ComEC/Rec2 family competence protein → MSRIPEDERAVVPPSKQDARLVPAAVVLWLGALFGLLCGWWTAIVCGGGVALAAVAVLVCGRRALSARWKAGMVALLAAAFVVACPMALWFGESEHDPLRAAAARSAGATLRVTIAERPRPVRSAGYAGQRAGARSVVLAADVDQAIVDGQDAGSAGRVVLIGPFDSWAAVLPGQEVTLTGSLAPPRGHDLTVAAVLVRGPPADASKAPWWQRGAEELRAGLREACAVLDEEPAGLVPGLVTGDTAGLPERVRTEFTDAGMSHLTAVSGSNLAIVCGAVLIVLRACRLGPRLSAVAAGFTLVGFVVLAGPEPSVLRAGAMGAVGLLALALGRKRSALPALATTVCVLIAWDPAMAVDLGFALSVAATAGLVLLAPRWSAALVRRGVPPGFADGIAVPLAAFVVTAPVLAGMVGTVSVVSVLANIMAAPVVAPATVFGVLATLTAMVWPWGGEAFAHLAGPEADWLITVARHGAAIPDAVVPWPSGWWGGLLAVVVLVTIALAFRSRGLRLLLAVALACVLLVVVTPRVIAPAWPPSGWAMAACDVGQGDAEVLATAEPGRAVVVDTGPEPGPVDRCLDALGVDRVPLVVLSHLHADHIGGLASVFEGRSVGAVAIGPGRSPPWAWRQVAETAAKHGVPLLDLATGQHLDWPGLALDVIGPRFVPERPRVEPDGTGINNTSVVVRAATAAGTVLLTGDVELAAQGDLLADGAALHADVLKVPHHGSRYSVPRFLAETGARVAVVSVGAGNTYGHPSKSTVDELAGMGALVGRTDTDGDLAVVADESGPALVRRGQDASGRRR, encoded by the coding sequence ATGAGCCGAATACCGGAGGACGAGCGCGCTGTCGTCCCTCCGTCCAAACAGGACGCACGACTGGTGCCGGCCGCGGTCGTGCTGTGGCTCGGCGCGCTGTTCGGGTTGCTGTGCGGCTGGTGGACGGCGATCGTCTGCGGCGGGGGCGTGGCCCTCGCGGCGGTGGCGGTTCTGGTGTGCGGCAGGCGGGCGCTCAGCGCGCGGTGGAAAGCGGGGATGGTGGCGTTGCTGGCTGCCGCCTTCGTCGTGGCGTGCCCGATGGCGCTGTGGTTCGGCGAGTCCGAGCACGACCCGCTGCGGGCCGCGGCCGCGCGCTCGGCCGGTGCGACGCTGCGGGTGACGATCGCCGAGCGGCCGCGGCCGGTGCGGAGCGCGGGTTATGCCGGGCAGCGCGCCGGTGCGCGGTCCGTCGTCCTCGCCGCGGACGTGGATCAGGCCATTGTGGACGGTCAGGACGCCGGTTCGGCCGGCCGCGTCGTGCTGATCGGTCCGTTCGATTCGTGGGCGGCAGTGCTGCCCGGACAGGAGGTGACGCTCACCGGATCGCTCGCGCCGCCGCGCGGCCACGACCTCACCGTCGCCGCGGTGCTCGTTCGCGGGCCCCCGGCGGACGCCAGCAAGGCACCGTGGTGGCAACGCGGCGCCGAGGAGCTTCGCGCCGGGTTGCGCGAGGCCTGCGCGGTGCTCGACGAGGAACCGGCGGGGTTGGTGCCGGGTCTGGTCACCGGGGACACGGCCGGTCTCCCGGAACGGGTGCGGACCGAGTTCACCGATGCCGGGATGTCGCACCTCACCGCGGTGAGCGGCAGCAACCTCGCCATCGTGTGCGGCGCGGTGCTGATCGTGCTCCGGGCGTGCCGGCTCGGACCGCGGCTCAGTGCGGTCGCGGCCGGGTTCACGCTCGTCGGGTTCGTGGTGCTTGCCGGTCCGGAGCCCAGCGTCCTGCGGGCCGGTGCGATGGGCGCGGTCGGTCTGCTCGCGTTGGCACTGGGCAGGAAGCGCTCGGCGTTGCCCGCGCTCGCGACGACCGTGTGCGTGCTGATCGCCTGGGATCCCGCGATGGCGGTCGACCTCGGTTTCGCCCTGTCGGTCGCGGCCACCGCCGGACTGGTCCTGCTGGCACCGCGCTGGTCGGCGGCACTGGTCCGGCGCGGGGTGCCACCGGGGTTCGCCGACGGCATCGCGGTCCCGCTCGCCGCGTTCGTCGTCACGGCGCCCGTCCTGGCCGGGATGGTCGGCACCGTCAGCGTCGTGTCGGTGCTGGCGAACATCATGGCCGCGCCCGTGGTCGCACCCGCCACCGTGTTCGGGGTGCTCGCCACGCTGACGGCCATGGTGTGGCCGTGGGGCGGTGAAGCCTTCGCGCACCTCGCCGGGCCGGAGGCGGACTGGCTCATCACCGTCGCCAGGCACGGTGCCGCGATACCCGACGCCGTGGTGCCGTGGCCGTCGGGCTGGTGGGGTGGCCTGCTCGCGGTCGTCGTGCTCGTGACGATCGCGCTGGCCTTCCGGTCGCGAGGACTGCGGCTCCTCCTCGCGGTCGCGCTGGCCTGTGTGCTGCTGGTGGTCGTCACGCCGAGGGTGATCGCCCCCGCGTGGCCGCCGTCGGGCTGGGCGATGGCGGCGTGCGACGTGGGCCAGGGCGACGCCGAGGTGCTCGCCACTGCCGAGCCAGGCAGGGCCGTGGTGGTGGACACCGGGCCGGAACCGGGCCCGGTCGACCGCTGCCTCGACGCGCTCGGCGTCGACAGGGTCCCGCTGGTGGTGCTGAGCCACCTGCACGCCGATCACATCGGCGGGCTCGCCTCGGTGTTCGAGGGGCGTTCGGTCGGTGCCGTGGCGATCGGGCCGGGACGGTCACCGCCGTGGGCGTGGCGCCAGGTGGCGGAAACGGCGGCGAAGCACGGTGTTCCGCTGCTCGACCTGGCGACGGGACAGCACCTGGATTGGCCGGGGCTCGCCCTCGACGTGATCGGGCCGCGTTTCGTCCCGGAGCGGCCCCGGGTGGAGCCGGACGGCACCGGGATCAACAACACCTCCGTCGTGGTGCGTGCGGCGACCGCGGCGGGCACCGTGTTGCTCACCGGGGACGTCGAACTGGCGGCACAGGGCGATCTGCTCGCCGACGGTGCCGCTCTGCACGCCGACGTCCTGAAGGTGCCGCACCACGGTTCGCGCTACTCGGTTCCGCGGTTCCTGGCGGAGACGGGGGCGAGGGTGGCGGTGGTCAGCGTCGGTGCGGGCAACACCTACGGCCACCCGAGTAAGTCCACTGTGGACGAACTGGCCGGAATGGGCGCGCTGGTCGGCCGCACCGACACCGACGGGGATCTGGCGGTGGTCGCGGACGAGTCGGGTCCGGCGCTGGTGCGTCGCGGGCAGGACGCCTCCGGCCGCCGTCGCTGA
- a CDS encoding ComEA family DNA-binding protein, producing MFERPSGGQGAAPSTRLAQLARQAAGLEVAAGGGHARGRLVERWVPESLTNGYWTRRRRGLVAAGAAACLVVAVVVIVLVTAGAPGPEHAPVLPAAKEAARSPGADRPSERPGGPIVVSVVGKVSAPGLVTLPAGARAADAVRAAGGALPGTDLTGVNLARRLADGEQIVVGGPAAPAVAGSPAGAPGGKVNLNSATVEELDGLSGVGAVTAKRIIDWRTQHGGFTAVEQLREVDGIGETKFSRLRDQVTVS from the coding sequence GTGTTCGAGCGACCGTCCGGCGGCCAAGGCGCCGCACCCAGCACCCGGCTGGCCCAGCTGGCGAGGCAGGCGGCGGGGCTTGAGGTCGCCGCGGGCGGCGGGCACGCGAGAGGGAGGTTGGTGGAGCGATGGGTCCCGGAATCGTTGACGAACGGGTACTGGACGCGCAGGCGGCGCGGTCTCGTGGCGGCGGGCGCCGCCGCTTGCCTTGTCGTGGCCGTGGTGGTGATCGTGCTGGTCACGGCCGGGGCACCGGGGCCGGAGCACGCGCCGGTCCTCCCGGCCGCGAAGGAGGCAGCGCGGTCGCCGGGCGCGGATCGGCCGAGCGAGCGGCCAGGAGGCCCGATCGTGGTCAGCGTCGTGGGCAAGGTGAGCGCGCCGGGCCTGGTCACGCTGCCGGCGGGCGCGAGGGCCGCCGACGCGGTCCGCGCCGCGGGTGGTGCGCTGCCCGGTACCGACCTCACCGGGGTCAACCTGGCGCGGCGCTTGGCCGACGGTGAGCAGATCGTCGTCGGCGGGCCCGCGGCGCCCGCGGTGGCCGGGTCCCCGGCGGGGGCGCCCGGCGGCAAGGTCAACCTGAACAGCGCGACCGTGGAAGAGCTGGACGGGCTTTCCGGAGTCGGTGCGGTCACGGCGAAACGGATCATCGACTGGCGGACCCAGCACGGCGGGTTCACCGCGGTCGAGCAACTCCGCGAAGTCGACGGTATCGGGGAGACCAAGTTCTCCCGGTTGCGCGATCAGGTGACCGTGTCATGA
- a CDS encoding DegV family protein, with protein MPVAVITDSTSHLPEGFADRYGIRVVPLHVLIDGEAALDGIDIGPSTLAEALGQRRIVTTSRPTPAEFADAFRKALDDGADEVVSIHLSKQISGTWESAVLAAQEVGPDRVRVVDSRSTAMGLGFAALHAATSAAGGAPAIEVEAAATAAARRAETLFVVETLEHLRRGGRIGPAAALLGTALAVKPLLHMDEGRILPLEKVRTMNRAMGRLVDLAVAAAAGEEVELAVHHLASPERAVALANDLESRIRCREGCLVSEVGAVIGAHTGPGVLGVVVQRAR; from the coding sequence GTGCCGGTCGCCGTCATCACGGATTCCACCTCCCACCTGCCGGAGGGCTTTGCCGACCGGTACGGGATCCGCGTGGTTCCGCTGCACGTGCTGATCGACGGCGAAGCCGCGCTCGACGGAATCGACATCGGACCGTCCACCTTGGCCGAGGCGCTCGGACAGCGCCGCATCGTCACCACCTCGCGCCCGACTCCCGCGGAATTCGCCGACGCGTTCCGGAAAGCGCTCGACGACGGTGCCGACGAGGTGGTGTCGATCCACCTGTCGAAGCAGATCTCGGGCACCTGGGAGTCGGCGGTACTGGCCGCGCAGGAGGTCGGCCCCGACCGGGTCCGGGTCGTGGACTCCAGGAGCACCGCGATGGGACTCGGGTTCGCGGCACTGCACGCCGCGACCTCGGCGGCGGGCGGTGCGCCGGCGATCGAGGTGGAGGCCGCGGCGACGGCGGCCGCGCGCCGGGCGGAAACCTTGTTCGTGGTGGAGACCCTCGAACACCTTCGGCGCGGCGGGAGGATCGGTCCCGCGGCCGCGCTGCTCGGGACCGCGCTGGCCGTGAAACCGTTGCTGCACATGGACGAAGGCCGCATCCTGCCGCTGGAGAAGGTGCGGACGATGAACCGGGCGATGGGCAGGCTCGTCGATCTCGCGGTGGCCGCCGCGGCGGGGGAGGAGGTCGAGCTCGCCGTGCACCACCTGGCGTCCCCGGAGCGGGCGGTCGCGCTGGCGAACGATCTCGAAAGCCGCATCCGGTGCCGGGAAGGCTGCCTCGTTTCCGAGGTCGGCGCCGTGATCGGGGCCCACACCGGTCCGGGGGTGCTCGGCGTCGTCGTGCAACGAGCGCGGTAG
- the octT gene encoding diglucosylglycerate octanoyltransferase produces the protein MAGPRLLVFGDSLSFHGPDGAHAADDERLWPNVAAAGLGGTADLVAGIGWNARDAWWSLTGDPRVWADLHRVDAVLFAVGSMDTLPSPLPTYLRIGLRYLRPDRLRGAVRSAYQHAQPRLAIATRGRPAVLPAHLTVRYLDRAVTALRALRPELPIVGMLPSVHRAASYGYVHTARAGAVAAMTAWAARVAVPLLDLAEVVGPHVLGGHGNPDGMHWGWAGHHAVGTAMAELLVPRLGAVGT, from the coding sequence ATGGCGGGGCCTCGGCTGCTCGTGTTCGGTGACTCGTTGAGCTTCCACGGGCCCGACGGCGCCCACGCCGCCGACGACGAGCGGCTGTGGCCGAACGTCGCGGCGGCCGGGCTCGGTGGCACGGCGGATCTCGTGGCCGGCATCGGCTGGAACGCGCGTGACGCGTGGTGGTCGCTGACCGGCGACCCCCGGGTGTGGGCGGATCTGCACCGGGTGGACGCGGTGCTGTTCGCCGTGGGGAGCATGGACACCCTGCCCTCGCCGTTGCCCACCTACCTCCGGATCGGGTTGCGGTACCTGCGGCCGGACCGGTTGCGCGGCGCGGTCCGCAGCGCCTACCAGCACGCGCAGCCGCGCCTCGCCATCGCGACCAGGGGCCGTCCCGCGGTGCTGCCCGCGCATCTCACGGTGCGCTACCTCGACCGCGCCGTGACCGCGTTGCGCGCGCTGCGGCCGGAGCTGCCGATCGTGGGCATGCTGCCGAGCGTGCACCGGGCGGCTTCGTACGGGTACGTCCACACCGCGCGCGCGGGCGCCGTCGCGGCGATGACGGCGTGGGCCGCGCGTGTCGCGGTGCCGTTGCTGGATCTCGCCGAGGTGGTCGGGCCGCATGTCCTTGGCGGGCACGGGAACCCGGACGGGATGCACTGGGGCTGGGCGGGGCACCACGCCGTCGGCACCGCGATGGCCGAGCTGCTGGTCCCCCGTCTCGGCGCGGTCGGCACGTAG
- a CDS encoding histidine phosphatase family protein: MTLRRLVLWRHGETDYNATKRMQGHIDSSLTPVGWNQARFAVPALARFDPALVIASDLKRATDTATVFAESTGVPLRIDKRLRETHLGEWQGLTGVEVDAGWPGDRERWRRDETWAPPGGEARVEVAERAYAVVEDLRRSGEDCGETVLLATHGGLIIALTARLMGLPVEVWPSLGGVGNCHWVELALRDDDWRLHVYNAGMTG, translated from the coding sequence GTGACCCTGCGGCGGCTGGTGCTCTGGCGGCACGGGGAGACCGACTACAACGCCACCAAGCGGATGCAGGGGCACATCGACTCGTCGCTCACCCCGGTCGGCTGGAACCAGGCCCGCTTCGCCGTTCCCGCACTCGCCAGGTTCGATCCCGCGCTCGTCATCGCCTCGGACCTCAAGCGCGCGACCGACACCGCGACCGTCTTCGCCGAGTCAACCGGTGTCCCGCTGCGGATCGACAAGCGCCTTCGCGAAACCCACCTCGGTGAATGGCAGGGCCTCACCGGTGTCGAGGTCGACGCGGGCTGGCCGGGTGACCGCGAGCGGTGGCGCCGCGACGAAACGTGGGCACCGCCGGGGGGCGAAGCCAGGGTCGAGGTCGCCGAACGCGCCTACGCCGTCGTCGAAGACCTCCGCCGGTCGGGCGAGGACTGCGGGGAGACGGTCCTGCTGGCCACCCACGGCGGGCTGATCATCGCGCTCACCGCGCGCCTGATGGGGCTTCCCGTCGAGGTGTGGCCGTCCCTCGGTGGCGTCGGCAACTGCCATTGGGTCGAACTCGCGCTGCGCGACGACGATTGGCGCCTGCACGTCTACAACGCGGGAATGACCGGCTGA
- the rsfS gene encoding ribosome silencing factor, with protein MAATSEARDLATAAAHAAADKKASDVVVLDVSDQLVITDAFVIASAPNERQVGAIVDNVEEQLRIAGHKPVRREGAREGRWVLLDYVDVVVHVQHTEERSFYGLERLWKDCPRIEVDGLEENGEAEDEQTDEAR; from the coding sequence GTGGCAGCGACGTCCGAAGCACGAGACCTGGCGACCGCGGCCGCACACGCGGCGGCGGACAAGAAGGCCAGCGACGTGGTCGTGCTGGACGTGTCCGACCAGCTGGTCATCACCGACGCGTTCGTCATCGCCTCCGCCCCCAACGAGCGGCAGGTCGGCGCCATCGTCGACAACGTCGAGGAGCAGCTGCGGATCGCGGGCCACAAGCCGGTCCGCCGCGAAGGCGCGCGGGAAGGCCGGTGGGTGCTGCTCGACTACGTCGACGTCGTCGTGCACGTCCAGCACACCGAGGAGCGCTCGTTCTACGGGCTGGAACGGCTGTGGAAGGACTGCCCCCGGATCGAGGTCGACGGTCTCGAGGAGAACGGCGAAGCCGAAGACGAGCAGACGGACGAGGCGCGGTGA
- the nadD gene encoding nicotinate-nucleotide adenylyltransferase, producing the protein MSPRRIGVMGGTFDPVHHGHLVAASEVQARFGLDEVIFVPTGQPWQKAAREVTRAEDRYLMTVIATASNPVFSVSRVDIDRGGQTYTVDTLRDLHAEYPDDELFFITGADALEQILTWRNAEDLFTYAHFIGVTRPGYRLNDGHLPSGKVSLVEVTAMAISSTACRERARNGEPVWYLVPDGVVRYIDKRRLYRDEEPDSSESR; encoded by the coding sequence ATGTCACCACGCCGCATCGGGGTCATGGGCGGCACCTTCGACCCCGTGCATCACGGACACCTGGTCGCGGCCAGCGAAGTACAGGCGCGGTTCGGGCTGGACGAAGTGATCTTCGTGCCGACCGGTCAGCCGTGGCAGAAGGCGGCGCGCGAGGTCACGCGCGCCGAGGACCGGTACCTGATGACCGTGATCGCGACCGCGTCCAACCCGGTGTTCTCGGTCAGCAGGGTCGACATCGACCGCGGGGGCCAGACCTACACCGTCGACACCCTGCGCGACCTCCACGCCGAGTACCCGGACGACGAACTGTTCTTCATCACCGGTGCCGACGCGCTCGAGCAGATCCTGACCTGGCGCAACGCCGAGGATCTGTTCACCTACGCCCATTTCATCGGGGTCACCCGGCCCGGGTACCGCCTCAACGACGGCCACCTGCCGAGCGGGAAGGTGAGCCTGGTCGAGGTCACCGCGATGGCGATTTCGTCGACCGCGTGCCGCGAACGGGCCCGCAACGGCGAACCGGTCTGGTACCTCGTCCCGGACGGCGTCGTGCGATACATCGACAAGCGCCGGCTCTACCGCGATGAGGAGCCGGACTCCTCGGAGAGCAGGTAG